The DNA region ATGGATCTGCGTCGCCATCTTCGCCTGCAGATGCGGATCGATCATCTTGTCGCGGCCGGGAATCACGAAGTACGACGGCTTCTCATGCCAGGCGGCCTGCGTCACCTTGTCGTTCGCGCAACCCGAAAACCACGGCCCTTGCGTCGCCGCGACGATGCGCTGCTGCCCTGCGGGCAGATCCAGCGCGAAGTCGTCGCGCACGGCCTTGTCCGACAGCGTCAGATAGCGCGCCGAATCCTTTCGCAGTTCGTTCGCCCAGGCTGGCGGCTTCATGCCTTGCGTGATGTCGGCGATCGACTGATTGGCGTCGGGCGCGAAGGCCGCGACGTAGACGAGCGACTTCACCTTGTCGTCGTTGCCCGCCTGGCTGATGACCACGCCGCCCCACGAATGACCGACCAGAACCACGGGTCCCGTCTGCTGATCGATGACGCGCTTCGTGGCCGCGACATCGTCGGCGAGGGAGCTCAACGGATTTTGCACGGGGACGACATGCAGCCCATATGCTTCGAGTAACGGGATCACGCGGTTCCAGCTCGACCCGTCGGCGAATGCGCCGTGCACGAGAACGATATTGGTGCCTTTGAGATCGGCTGGCGTGGCCGCGTCCGCAGTCTGCAACGCGAACAGTCCGCACAGCATCGTGGCGAACGCGAGGATGGCCCTGAAGCTTCTTGTCATTGTGTTGCCCCTGAATACCGCGTTATCAATAGATGTTTTTCTGCTGCGTCAGCCGCGCGCTCCGTTACGACGCATGCGCAGGCATGCATCGGTAACGGAGCAGCGGCGATCACGAGTGCGCGTAGACCGGTTCGAGGCCGAGCACGTCCTGCTGCGGAGCGGGCGTTTGCGCGGTGTCGCGACGCGCGCCGGAACTCGATTGACCCGCTGCGACGCCGCCATACGCCGCGCCCTTTTCAGCCTGGAGGCGCGACAGCGCGGCTTCGATGTTCTTCGGATATTGCGTGTTGTCGCTCGCCGGGTTGTAGCCGGCCTGCTGCAACTGGATCAGCTCGGCGCGCACCTGCGCGCGGGTCACGGGTTGGTTCGACTGCGCGAACGACACAGCGGGAGCGGCGATCAAGGCTGCAACGATGAGGGATTGAACGAGTTTCATGAGTCTTTCTCCAGTAGTGAAGCGGGTTTGCGTTGATGTCATCCCGGGCGGTCATCGCGCTTTGCGCATTGGCTTCGCGCCCGGTCAGTCGCACTGTCATGAATCAACCTTGCGTGTCGTTATTTGAACCCGCTCACGTATCTGGCTTGTTTCCAGAACGCGCCGGAATGTAAGCCAGTATTTCTCGATGGGCGATATATACATTGAGGTACAAATCCCGGGCCGCCGGTTGCCAGTTGTCGGTGACGACGCCCGATGCCTGGCCAATGACAAACGCCACTGCGCCGCGAAAGCGCAGTGGCGTGGCTTGAAGCGCTGCCGCCAGGCGTCAGCCGAACGTGAAGGAGAAGGCCTGCACGCCCGGATCGAGAAACTCGATCGTAAAGGTCCGGTCGCGCACGGCGTCACGCTGACGCACGAGTTGATACAGACGGGCACTGGTCACGACGCCGCTGCCGTCGGTGGCGACATCGGCGCCATGCGAGTCGCCGGGCGCCGCGCCGTCGATCGTGACGCGAAAGCGCACGGGCTTGCCATTCGCGCCCGGGCCGAGCACGAGATGCAGATCGCGTGCGTGAAAGCGATAGGCGATCCGTCCATGCGCGTCGTCGAGCACGGCCGCTTCGGCGCCCACGGTCCACTTGCCGCCGAATGCCCAGCTATTGAGCGGCAATTGCGACGGCACGGTGTACGCGGCGACGTCGTCGGGCCGGAGGTCTTCCGGCGATGCGAAGCCGCGCGCCTGCTGATAACCCACATAGGTCTCGCCCGATTCGACGTTCGGGTTATCCGCCGCAGCCTGCGCGCCGGCGCCCTGAATGGGCGGCAGATCGCGCGGCTGCATGGCGTGTCCCGACTCCGCCAGCAGTTGCTGGATCACCTTCTCGGCTTCGGCATAGCCGCCTTCGCCGAAATGGTGATAACGGATGCGGCCTTGTGCATCGACGATATAGAACGCGGGCCAGTACTGATTGCCGAACGCTTGCCAGATCTTGTAGCCGTTGTCGATTGCGACGGGGTAGTGCACGCCGAGGTCGGCGACGGCGCGCTTCACGTTCGACGGATCGTGCTCGAAGGCGAACTCCGGCGTATGCACGCCGAGCACCACGAGACCGTCGTTGCGATAGCGGTCCGACCACGTCTTCAGATACGGCAGCGTGCGCAGACAGTTGATGCACGAATACGTCCAGAAGTTGACGACGGCGACCTTGCCGCGCAACGCGTCGCTCGTGAGCGGCGGCGAATTGAGCCAGCCCTCGGCGCCATCGAGCGACGGCAGATGGCCTTCCACAGGCAGCGCGGACGGAACCTTCACACTGATGCGCTGGATGTGCGGCTTCGGCGTATCCGGTTTCCGGGCAGGGTTGGAAGAAAGCAGGCCCACCAGCCGGCTTTCGACACCCGTCGTCGATGCCGACGGCACATGCGCGAGCGCGCGCGTGTCGAAGCCGAAGCCGATAGCCGTCACGCTCAGCAGCACCAGCGCGCCCATCGCGCGGCGCACCCGCTCGCCGAGGCCGAGCGAGCGCTTGAGTCCATCGAGCGCCTGCTTGCCGAGCCCCGACACGACGGCGAGCGAACTCGCCGCGCCGAGCGCATACGCGGTCAGTGCCGCCACCGTCGCCCAGCTCGCGCCATGCAGCGCGGCGCCCGTGAGAATCAGGCCGAGAATCGGGCCTGCGCAGGGCGCCCACAACAGGCCCGTCGCCACGCCGAGCAGCAGCGCGGAGCCGACCTGGAAGCGCGTGCCGCGCATTTGCGACAGCGCGGCGACGCGGTTGCCGATGCCGAAGAACGGGCGCGACAGCCGCGCCGACAGCGTCGGGAACAGCAGCGATGCGCCGAACACGCCGAACAGCGCGAGCGATATCCAGCGCCCGTAGTGGTTCAGTTGCGCCGCGCCGCCAAGACCGGCGATGCCGACGCCCGTGACGAGCGCGAACGTGACGGCGAGGCCGAGCAGCAGCGGCAGCCGGCCCGTCACGAACGGCTTGTCGGAACGGGCGAAGACGAATGGCACGACAGGCAGGATGCATGGGCTCAGGATGGTGAGCACTCCGCCCAGAAACGCAATGACGATGAGTAACATGGAATCGACCTCCTGATCCGGAAACGGTTGACTCAACCGGTCTGCACGCAGCGCATGTCGGTCTCGCGCGTGCTCTTGTGACGGATTAGAGCCCGCACATGTATCCGGCGAATGTCAGGAAGGCGAGGGTGCGTATCGCGATGTATCGGCCTGGCGGGCCCGATACATGGCGATACAAACGAGGGCTGTTTTTATGACGCAGGCGTGGCTAAAGCGCCGTCATGCGCCACGAGACGCTGACGGTTTCAGCACCGCGCCGCGCATCACGCATGCTGCCTGGCGCGTGCTTCCTCGACAGCCTTCACCGCTGACGAGAACACATAGCCTTCGTTGCGCAGCGTCTTGATGTAGCGCGGCACGCGGGCGACGTCGCGGAGCCTTTGCCGCAGACGGCTGACCAGCAGGTCGATCGAACGATCGAACGGTTCGGCGTTGCGCCGCTGCGTGAGATTGAGCAGCTGGTCGCGCGTCAGCACGCGCTGCGGGTGATCGAGAAATGCGCGCAGCAGGCGGTATTCCGCGCCGCTCAACGCGACCACGGCGTCCTCGGTGTCGATCAGGTGACGCGCCGTCGTATCGAGCCGCCAGTCGCCGAACCTCAGCATCTCCGTCGATTCCTCCACCAGCATGCCGGGCGGCAGCATGCGCGTGCGCCGCAGCACCGCGCGGATGCGTGCCAGCAGTTCGCGCACGGCACACGGCTTGGCCAGATAATCGTCCGCGCCCATCTCCAGGCCGATGATCCGGTCCATCTCGTCGCAATGCTCGGTCACCATCATCACGGGCACCGCGCGATGGCGGCCCGCGCGCAGCCCGCGGCATAGCGCGAGCCCGTCTTCGCCTGGCAGCATGACGTCGAGCAGGATCACATCGGGCGTATGCCGGTCGAGCACGGCATGCATGTCGCGTCCGCTGGACGCGAGCGATACGCGCATGCCGTTTTTCTCCAGATAACTGGCGACGAACTCGCGCATGCCGCGGTCCTCGTCGACGATCAGAACGTGGTCGGGTTGGTCCATGATGTCAGGTTGGGCGCGACGATAGGCGTGGGTTGGTTGAATGCATCGCGATCAAAGGCGGGCGACCTGCAATACCGCTTCGGCGAATGCCTGAGGCGCTTCCTGCGGCAGGTTGTGGCCGATGCCGCCGCTCACGTTGCGGTGCTGATACTTGCCCGTGAACATCTTCGCGTACGCGGATGGATCGGGATGCGGCGCACCGTTCGCGTCGCCTTCCATTGTGATGGTCGGCACACCGATGGTGGGCAGCGCCGCGAGACGCTGCTCGATCTCGTCGTATTGCGGCTCGCCCTGCACGAGGCCCAGACGCCAGCGGTAGTTGTGAATCACCACGGCCACGTGATCGGGGTTGTTGAACGATGCCGCCGTGCGCTGGTAGGTGGCATCGTCGAAATGCCATTTGGGCGACGCGAGTTGCCAGATCAGCCGGTTGAAGTCGTTGCGGTTGGCTGCGTAGCCCAGCTCGCCGCGCTCGGTGGCGAAATAGAACTGATACCACCATGCGAACTCTGCCTTGGGCGGCAAGGGCTTGCGGTTCGCCTCCTGGCTGCCGATCAGATAGCCGCTCACCGACACCAGTCCCTTGCAGCGCTGCGGCCACAGTGCGGCGATGATGCACGCCGTGCGCGCGCCCCAGTCGAATGCGCCGAAGATCGCCTGATCGATTTTCAACGCGTCCATCAGCGCGATGATGTCGACGGCGACGACGGCCTGCTGGCCGTTGCGCGGCGTTTCGTTGGCAAGAAAGCGTGTCGATCCGTAGCCGCGCAGAAACGGCACGATCACGCGATACCCCGCCGCAGCGAGGATCGGCGCGACGTCGACGAAGCTGTAGATGTCGTACGGCCAGCCGTGCAACAGGATGACGGGCTGCCCGTCCTTCGGGCCCATGTCCACGTAGCCGACGTTCAGCGTGCCGGCGTCGATCTGCTCGATCGCATCGAACGATGTATGGTGAGCCGCTTTCTTCGCGGCGTGCGCGCTCTTCGTGGCTTGCGCGTGCGCGAGATTGCCGAGGCCCAGTTCCAGCAGCCCGATGCCTGCCGCTGTCGTGCCGATCAGTCGACGGCGACGCAGATTCACGGTGTCTTGCATGTGCGTTCTCCTTTTTTTCTCAACCAGTTTTTTGTCAGAGTCGTTCGGGCGGCTTGCTCCGCTAACGCAAGGCAAGATGGCCGATCGCCGCTTCAAAGCATCGATGTGCAAAGAGTAGACTGCCGGCTCGATGTGTTCCATACAATCTGCATCTAGCCAGCTGATTCATCCGGATGGGCAACCGCATACCTTCGTATAGGGTTGTGTCGAGTCTATCCGCAGGCCGGCTCCCGTCATGCTTTCGTCATGCCAGTTGCGCGCTCATGCGGCAGGCAACGGGGCGCTCAGAAACTGATGAATCTCCGCGACGACGGCGGCGCCGTCGCCCACTGCCGCCGCGACGCGCTTCGCCGATGCATTGCGCACATCGCCGATCGCAAATACGCCGGGCACGTTGGTCTGCAACGCGAAGCATGCGGTGTCGGCGCGTACGCCCGCCGCCAGGCCCGTTTTGACGAAGCCCCGGTCGTCGATCTCGACGCTGCAATCGCGCAGCCATTGCGTGTTGGGGCTCGCTCCCGTGAACAGGAACAGATGCCGGGTATCGAACACGAGCTCGCCTTCGGGCGTGTTGCACATGACGGCTTCGAGGCCCCATGCGTCGCTTCTGACGGACGCGACGACGGTCCGCGCATGCAGCACCACGTTACCCAGCGACGCGAGACGATCGATCAGATAGCGCGACATGCTGGTCTCCAGACTGTCGCCGCGAATCAATATGTGGACACGGCTTGCGTGCGTCGACAGGAATACGGCGGCCTGTCCCGCCGAGTTGCCTCCGCCGACGAGGACCACTTCCGCGCCTCGGCACAGGCGTCCTTCGATCGACGAAGCCCAGTAGTAGACGCCGCGGCCCGCGACTTCGTCGAGACCTTCGATGGCGGGCTTCCGGTAAGCCGCGCCCGTCGCGATCACGACCGTGCGCGACGCGATGCGCTGGCCGCCTTGCAATTCGAGCTGAAGCGGCGCCTGCGCGCAATCGAGCCGGTCAATGCGGGTGGGGATCACGACTTCCGCGCCGAACTTCACTGCCTGCGCGAACGCGTTCGCCGCCAGCTCGCGGCCCGACACGCCCGTCGAAAAGCCGAGGTAGTTCTCGATCCGCGCGCTGGCGCCTGCCTGTCCGCCTGGGCCGTGGCTGTCGAAGACGATCACCGACAGTCCCTCGGATGCCGCATACACGGCAGCGGCTAGTCCGGCCGGTCCCGCGCCGACCACGGCGACGTCGTAGGTGCGCGCCGAGTCAAGCTCGGGCAGCAGGCCCAGGCGCGCGGCCAGTTGGCGTTCGTCGGGGTCTTGCAGCAGCGTGCCGTCCGCGAGCATCACGACGGGCTCGCCGTCGCGCCATACGCCCCATTCTTCGAGCAGCGCGCGGATGTCGGCATCCGTCGCGGGGTCCGCGACGGAGTACGGATGGCCGAGCCGATGCAGCAGCCCTTCGAGCGCGAGCAGTTTGAGATCGCCGGAACGTCCGATCAGCACGGGGCCGGCGCCTTCGCGCACGAGACCGAAACGGCGCAGCAGCAGCGAGCGCATGATTCGCTCGCCCAGCTGCGCCTCGGCGACGAGCATGTCGCGTATCTGTTGCGGCGCGATCATTAGTGCTTCGACGTCTTCGAGTGCGAGGCCGTCGGCGAGCGCGGGCTTGCCCGTGAGCTGCGCCACTTCACCGAGAAACTGGCCTGCGCCCAGCTCGACGATGGTCTGCGACCGGCCGAGCCCATCGCGCCGCGACAGCCTGGCACGCCCGCTCAGCAGCACGCGCATGCCAAGTCCCGGCTGGCCGGTACGGAACATCACGTCGCCCGCGCGCCAATGCTCAATCATGCCGAAGCGCATCATTTTTTCGATGTCGGCGGCGCTGAAGCGCGGGTAACGGTCGTCGGCGGGCGCGGCCTTCGGAGCCGCATTCGAATCCGCTAGCGGCTCCATCGGGGAAGGACGCTTGCCTGCCTGCGGATCGTCGCTGCCGTCTCGATGCTGACTCATCGCATTCCTCTATTTGCTATTGCGCTGGAATAATCGCGGCTATGGGGATTGGGGTCAATCCAAACGAAAGTATGATAGGCACCGCGCGTATATTCATTCCCTCGCGCAACTTTAAGTTATTCGTACTGTTTTAATCGCTGCCTGTTACGAACAGGTACACCGCGGACAAACGCGAGATACATTCGTCGTTTCAAATGAGTGGGACGCTTCGGGCCATTCGCTTCGCAAGCGGTCAAGCATTGCTCTGCCAGTTCTCTCACATCGTCGTGCAACTCGTCGCGCACGGATGCCCACTCCTTGGAAACAGGATGACAAAGCATGTCTTCAACTCCGTTCTCGCCGATGCGGCGTAACCTGCTGGCCGCCGGGGCGGCAGCGGGCGCAATGGCGTTATTTCCCGAAGCGCTTTACGCCGCGAACAACGCGGGGAATATCCGTCCATTCAAAGCCAATATTCCCGATAGCGATCTCGCCGATTTGCGCCAGCGTCTGGCCAGAACGCGCTGGCCAGGCAAGGAAACGGTCGCCGACGAGTCCCAGGGCGTGCGGCTCGCGCGCATGCAGCAACTCGTTCAATACTGGGGCAGCGAATACGACTGGCGAAAGGGCGAAGCGAAGCTGAATGCTTTGCCGATGTTCGTGACGGAGATCGACGGGCTGGATATCCAGTTCATCCATGTCCGCTCGCGGCACAAGAACGCGATGCCGATGATCATGACGCACGGCTGGCCGGGTTCGATCTTCGAGCTGATCAAGGCGATCGGTCCGCTCACCGACCCGACTGCATACGGCGCCAGCGCCGACGACGCCTTCCATGTGGTCGTGCCGTCCTTGCCCGGCTTCGGCTTTTCGGGCAAGCCGACCACGCCGGGCTGGGGCTCGGATCACATCGCGCGTGCATGGGGCGTGCTGATGGAGCGGCTCGGTTATGCGCGCTTCGTGTCGCAAGGCGGCGATTGCGGCTCCGTGGTGTCGCACCGTATGGCGATGCAGCACGTCAAGGGCTTGATCGGCATTCACGTGAACATGCCCGCCACCGTTCCCGCCGATATCGCGCGCTCGCTGGCGCTCGGCGATCCCGCACCGGCCGGCCTGTCGCCCCAGGAGAAGAACGCGTACGAGAAGCTCGCCGTCTTCTATCGCGACAACTGCGGTTATTCGGCGATGATGGTCACGCGCCCGCAAACGGTCGGCTATGCGCTCGCCGATTCGCCCTCCGGACAGGCCGCGTGGATGTACGACAAGATTTCGCAGTGGACCTATAGCGGCGGCGTGCCCGAGCGCTCCTTGACGCGCGACGAGATTCTCGACGACATCTCGCTGTACTGGCTGACCGATAGCGCGACGTCGTCGGCGCAGATCTACTGGGAAGATCACTCGAACAACTTCAATGCCGTCGATATCTCGCTGCCCACCGCGATCACGGTCTTCCCGGGCGAAATCTATCAGGCGCCGCGCAGTTGGGCCGAGCGTTGTTATCACAACCTGATCTATTTCAACGAGGTCGACAAGGGCGGTCATTTCGCGGCGTGGGAAGAGCCGCTGCTGTTCGCCCAGGAAGTGCGGGCCGGGCTCAGGCCGTTGCGTTGAGATCCCGAAGGCCCGCGTTGCCTCGTCTGCGACGTGCAGATGCCGGACATGGACGGCATCGAGTTAGTCGACACGCCAAAGCGCAACGGCCTGCGCATCCCCACCATCTTCATTACCGCCTTCGCCACGGTTCGCATACGCGAGCGCGTGCAGGCGGGCGCGGTGCTTTGCACGATCGAAAAGCCGATCGAACACACAGGCGCTGGAAAAAAAGTGGATCGGCCGCGCGCCCGGCTACGGATGACGACGGGAGCGCGTCGCTGAACGCGTGATGCGTGCGCAAGTGCAATGCAACTGTAATCCCGATACATTTGGATACGTCGAGGAAAAACAGACGACACATTCGGCGCTTCTAATCCTTGGCAGGCATCGACGTTAGCCGGTTCGATGGCCTGCAAACCCGTTCTACAACGACAAGGAAAAGACAATGAACCTCCGCCAATTCGTGATGGGCAGCGGCCTCGCCGCCATGCTCGCATTGTCCTGCACGCAGGTATTCGCTGCGGACGCGGCTGCTTCCGCAACGGACACAAGGGCGGCCGCTCCCGCCGCGCCGTCGAAGAAGTCGGTTCGCGTGGCGAATCGCGCGTTCTCGAAGACCGTTCAAAAGACGCTGCTGAAGACGAAAGGGCTGGAAGATACGTCGATCACCGCATTCGGCAACGCGAAGACGGGTCAGGTGACCCTGGCCGGACAGATTGCCAGCGAAGACCAGGACCACCTCGCCGTCGAAACGGCGAAGCAGGTGCGAGGCGTCACGGCCGTTGTCAGCAAGCTGACGCTGCGCCAGCAAGGCGGCGGTTGATCGCGACGTAGTGGACCGATCGCGAACGGCCTTGCCCGCATGCGTTCCGCAGGGCCGCCGCCCGTCAGATCAAAGACGTTTTCACGCTATGACCCGCGACAGGGACGGGAGATGAGTCGATGAATGCGCTGTCCGAAGACAATATCGTGGTACGCACGCTGCTGAATGTGCTGGACCCTTCCACCGAACAGCGCGACGCGTGCGCGGTCAACCGTTATGCGGCGCTGAAGAAGCTGCGCGTCAGCATTCCGTCGCCCGTCGCTGAAGGTGCGAGCAACGCGCCGTCACGGCCCGCGCATACCGTGGTCGAGGAGCGGCTGTCGTCGTGCACGATCAGCGTCTCGTGGAGCGATCCCTGCTCCGGGCGATACAACGCACAGATATGGCGCAGCGGACTCGCGCGCGACGCAGCCGTGTGCGCGCTGACGGGCCGCGCGATCAGTCGCGGCGACGAAGTATTCCGTCCGCGCGCGCACGACTTTCATGTGCCGTCCAACCGGCATCAGATGATCCTCGCCGCGACACTCGATCCGCACGCGGAACAGCCTGGCGCGTGAGGCGTATCATTTCCAGTCCGAATCTTTATCGGGGGCAACATGAGTGAACTATGGCGCCTGTCGGCGGCTGAACTCGCGAAGCGTGTCCGCAGCCGCGAGGTATCCGCGCGCGAGGCGGCGCAATCCGCGCTGGCGCGTCTCGATGCTGTGAATCCCACGATCAACGCCGTCGTCGCGCACAAACCCGAATGGGTGCTGCGCCAGGCGGACGAGATCGACCAGGCGATCGCGCGCGGCGAGGACCCGGGCCCGCTCGCGGGCGTGCCCGTCACCGTGAAGATCAACGTCGATCAGGCCGGTTTTGCGACCACGAACGGCACGCGGCTGCAGGAAAACCTGATCGCCGAAACGAGCAGTCCTGCCGTCGACAATCTGTCGAAGGCGGGCGCGGTGCTGCTTGGCCGCACCAATTCGCCGACCTTCGCGCTGCGCTGGTTCACGTCGAACCAGGTGCACGGGCGCACGTTGAATCCGCGCAATGCGAAGCTCACGCCGGGTGGCTCATCGGGTGGCGCGGCGGCGGCCGTCACGGCAGGGATCGGGCAACTCGCGCTCGGCACCGATATCGGCGGCTCGGTCCGCTATCCCGCCTATGCGTGCGGCGTACATGGGCTCAGGCCGAGCTTCGGGCGTGTGCCGGCGTTCAACGCGTCGTCGCCGGAACGCGCGATCGGCGCGCAACTGATGTCGGCGGCGGGACCGATTGCACGCACCATTGACGATCTTCGTCTCGGCCTGCTTGCGCTTGCCGCGCCGGATCTTCGCGACCCCTGGTATGTGCCGCTGCCGCTGGAGGGGCGAGCCGTGCCGTTGCGCGCAGCGCTGTGCCTGCGCCCTGGCGGTTTGCAGATCGCGCAGGAAGTGGAGGATGCGTTGCTCGATGCGGCGCGCCGGCTCGCCGATGCAGGCTGGAGCGTCGAGGAAATCGACGACGTGCCGTCGATCCGCGAAGCCGGGCAATTGCAGGAGCGCTTATGGCTGGGCGACGGCTTCGACGCGCTGGCCGATACCGTGGCGCGTGACGGCGATCCGGGCGCGGCTGCCGTCGTCGCGGCGGCGCACCTGAAGGTACAGGGCCTGCCCGCCGATGTGATCAGCCGTTCACTGGTACGGCGCTCGACGCTGGTGCGTCAGTGGCGTCTGTTTCTCGATCAGTATGCGGTGGTGCTGATGCCCGTCTCCGGCGAGCTGCCGTTTCCCGACGACCTCGATCAGCGCGGCGGCGAAGGTTTCGACCGTGTATGGGAAGCGCAGCTCACGATGCGCGCGCTGCCGGCGATGGGTCTGCCGGGGCTGGCCGTCACGACGCAACTGGTCGACGGCGTACCCGTTGGCGTGCAGATCGTCGCTGCGCATTATCGCGAGGATTTATGTTTGCTGGCGGGCGAAGCGATCGAAGCGCGCGGTGTGCCGCCTTCGCCTATCGATCCCGTGGTGTGAGCTTGCCGGGCGGCAATGGCCGCCCGGTCCACACGCGCCTTATCAGACATCAGGAAAGGGGCGCGGTGACGGCCACGATTGCGGAGCCGCGCAGCCGTTCGGCCAGATCGAGATGAACGGGACGCCCGCCCCACCAGCGCGCGAACCCCGATTGCACGCGATGACCGATCACCACGATATCGGCGTGGAATGCCGTGACGTGTAGCGGAACCACGTCCACGGTGCGTCCGAACTTCATGAAACCATGCGCGGTGACGCCGAGATTCACGAGATGCGCGACGGCGACGTCGAGCGCTTGTTGTGCGTGTGCTTCCATGCTGCTGCACGCAAGGTCGGACAGCATGCCGGCGCAGGTCGCATTGGCCGTGATCGAATCGACGACGGAAATCACATCGACGTGTGCGGACAAGGCCAGCGACAATTGCGAGCAGCGTTTTAGCGCGGCTTGAGCTTCTGGCGTTCCGTCGTAGACGAGCAGCATTCTTGAAAAGGATGACATGTTCTTTCGAGGCCGTAACGGAGCGCGAAGCGGCTCGTACTCCGATTGAAAGTGAGGAATTCGTAATGCGAGCCGGATGCGTCCGATGCTGGATTTCCTATGCTCTTTTC from Paraburkholderia caribensis includes:
- a CDS encoding alpha/beta fold hydrolase: MTRSFRAILAFATMLCGLFALQTADAATPADLKGTNIVLVHGAFADGSSWNRVIPLLEAYGLHVVPVQNPLSSLADDVAATKRVIDQQTGPVVLVGHSWGGVVISQAGNDDKVKSLVYVAAFAPDANQSIADITQGMKPPAWANELRKDSARYLTLSDKAVRDDFALDLPAGQQRIVAATQGPWFSGCANDKVTQAAWHEKPSYFVIPGRDKMIDPHLQAKMATQIHAQVTRVDASHVAMLSQPEAVANAIIAAARHAH
- a CDS encoding DUF4148 domain-containing protein, with translation MKLVQSLIVAALIAAPAVSFAQSNQPVTRAQVRAELIQLQQAGYNPASDNTQYPKNIEAALSRLQAEKGAAYGGVAAGQSSSGARRDTAQTPAPQQDVLGLEPVYAHS
- a CDS encoding cytochrome c biogenesis protein DipZ, giving the protein MLLIVIAFLGGVLTILSPCILPVVPFVFARSDKPFVTGRLPLLLGLAVTFALVTGVGIAGLGGAAQLNHYGRWISLALFGVFGASLLFPTLSARLSRPFFGIGNRVAALSQMRGTRFQVGSALLLGVATGLLWAPCAGPILGLILTGAALHGASWATVAALTAYALGAASSLAVVSGLGKQALDGLKRSLGLGERVRRAMGALVLLSVTAIGFGFDTRALAHVPSASTTGVESRLVGLLSSNPARKPDTPKPHIQRISVKVPSALPVEGHLPSLDGAEGWLNSPPLTSDALRGKVAVVNFWTYSCINCLRTLPYLKTWSDRYRNDGLVVLGVHTPEFAFEHDPSNVKRAVADLGVHYPVAIDNGYKIWQAFGNQYWPAFYIVDAQGRIRYHHFGEGGYAEAEKVIQQLLAESGHAMQPRDLPPIQGAGAQAAADNPNVESGETYVGYQQARGFASPEDLRPDDVAAYTVPSQLPLNSWAFGGKWTVGAEAAVLDDAHGRIAYRFHARDLHLVLGPGANGKPVRFRVTIDGAAPGDSHGADVATDGSGVVTSARLYQLVRQRDAVRDRTFTIEFLDPGVQAFSFTFG
- a CDS encoding response regulator, with the protein product MDQPDHVLIVDEDRGMREFVASYLEKNGMRVSLASSGRDMHAVLDRHTPDVILLDVMLPGEDGLALCRGLRAGRHRAVPVMMVTEHCDEMDRIIGLEMGADDYLAKPCAVRELLARIRAVLRRTRMLPPGMLVEESTEMLRFGDWRLDTTARHLIDTEDAVVALSGAEYRLLRAFLDHPQRVLTRDQLLNLTQRRNAEPFDRSIDLLVSRLRQRLRDVARVPRYIKTLRNEGYVFSSAVKAVEEARARQHA
- a CDS encoding alpha/beta fold hydrolase codes for the protein MQDTVNLRRRRLIGTTAAGIGLLELGLGNLAHAQATKSAHAAKKAAHHTSFDAIEQIDAGTLNVGYVDMGPKDGQPVILLHGWPYDIYSFVDVAPILAAAGYRVIVPFLRGYGSTRFLANETPRNGQQAVVAVDIIALMDALKIDQAIFGAFDWGARTACIIAALWPQRCKGLVSVSGYLIGSQEANRKPLPPKAEFAWWYQFYFATERGELGYAANRNDFNRLIWQLASPKWHFDDATYQRTAASFNNPDHVAVVIHNYRWRLGLVQGEPQYDEIEQRLAALPTIGVPTITMEGDANGAPHPDPSAYAKMFTGKYQHRNVSGGIGHNLPQEAPQAFAEAVLQVARL
- a CDS encoding FAD-dependent oxidoreductase, coding for MSQHRDGSDDPQAGKRPSPMEPLADSNAAPKAAPADDRYPRFSAADIEKMMRFGMIEHWRAGDVMFRTGQPGLGMRVLLSGRARLSRRDGLGRSQTIVELGAGQFLGEVAQLTGKPALADGLALEDVEALMIAPQQIRDMLVAEAQLGERIMRSLLLRRFGLVREGAGPVLIGRSGDLKLLALEGLLHRLGHPYSVADPATDADIRALLEEWGVWRDGEPVVMLADGTLLQDPDERQLAARLGLLPELDSARTYDVAVVGAGPAGLAAAVYAASEGLSVIVFDSHGPGGQAGASARIENYLGFSTGVSGRELAANAFAQAVKFGAEVVIPTRIDRLDCAQAPLQLELQGGQRIASRTVVIATGAAYRKPAIEGLDEVAGRGVYYWASSIEGRLCRGAEVVLVGGGNSAGQAAVFLSTHASRVHILIRGDSLETSMSRYLIDRLASLGNVVLHARTVVASVRSDAWGLEAVMCNTPEGELVFDTRHLFLFTGASPNTQWLRDCSVEIDDRGFVKTGLAAGVRADTACFALQTNVPGVFAIGDVRNASAKRVAAAVGDGAAVVAEIHQFLSAPLPAA
- a CDS encoding epoxide hydrolase family protein; the protein is MSSTPFSPMRRNLLAAGAAAGAMALFPEALYAANNAGNIRPFKANIPDSDLADLRQRLARTRWPGKETVADESQGVRLARMQQLVQYWGSEYDWRKGEAKLNALPMFVTEIDGLDIQFIHVRSRHKNAMPMIMTHGWPGSIFELIKAIGPLTDPTAYGASADDAFHVVVPSLPGFGFSGKPTTPGWGSDHIARAWGVLMERLGYARFVSQGGDCGSVVSHRMAMQHVKGLIGIHVNMPATVPADIARSLALGDPAPAGLSPQEKNAYEKLAVFYRDNCGYSAMMVTRPQTVGYALADSPSGQAAWMYDKISQWTYSGGVPERSLTRDEILDDISLYWLTDSATSSAQIYWEDHSNNFNAVDISLPTAITVFPGEIYQAPRSWAERCYHNLIYFNEVDKGGHFAAWEEPLLFAQEVRAGLRPLR
- a CDS encoding response regulator, which translates into the protein MDGIELVDTPKRNGLRIPTIFITAFATVRIRERVQAGAVLCTIEKPIEHTGAGKKVDRPRARLRMTTGARR
- a CDS encoding BON domain-containing protein encodes the protein MNLRQFVMGSGLAAMLALSCTQVFAADAAASATDTRAAAPAAPSKKSVRVANRAFSKTVQKTLLKTKGLEDTSITAFGNAKTGQVTLAGQIASEDQDHLAVETAKQVRGVTAVVSKLTLRQQGGG
- a CDS encoding DUF3331 domain-containing protein; its protein translation is MNALSEDNIVVRTLLNVLDPSTEQRDACAVNRYAALKKLRVSIPSPVAEGASNAPSRPAHTVVEERLSSCTISVSWSDPCSGRYNAQIWRSGLARDAAVCALTGRAISRGDEVFRPRAHDFHVPSNRHQMILAATLDPHAEQPGA